In the Candidatus Electrothrix sp. GW3-4 genome, one interval contains:
- a CDS encoding methyl-accepting chemotaxis protein — protein sequence MKNLKRTTSGWFGGLGLRGKLVAIMLAVGLLPFLVNAFVDQLQAAKALEARADNQLEGIRDLKKGQIVDYLGEAYADIEMVSEVIQGLRADAVAKTLGIEALKKAALERYFGKRFSDATMMTKNLSTQNAIQEFGEALHEEGGKVGGSLWNGYKEKYGPMFASFVEEHGYYDVFLIAADGDVVYTHAGESDLGQNVEDGALRNSGLGRLFAKIKVEKKAALEDYSAYAPSNNQQSLFLGAPIMEGGRFLGVGAFQLSSQEINAIVQEREGMVETFESYLVGDPGAPKLHSDRVVKEGRIGDLKPGKDSEAALAGKSGVMYKVGSTGDFELSTYTTVDISGLRWGLITTGPLADVMNPTHEGETEDLLTKVQKGYNYFDLYLIEPNGYCYYSVKKEQEYHNNLMTGDLKDTGLGRLVRQVKETRRTAMTDYAHYAPANKPLAFVAAPVVQQGQLVSIVAIRLTNDDIQALVDQRAGLGEKGESFLVGEDHLTRSDSRLGLTLFESKLTSTIVADAFRSDTGVTERSVDYRGVPILSSAVKLDLPKALNTDFDWLIEAKIDVDEALAAITTLRLQALGIGLVIAVIVFAVAWFVGGGFARPIVRIADVVRQVAAERDLTLKVETTSTDEIGQMADEFNNMLVELNAAFSEVQTVSQAVAANADNVAGRASANRDRAEVEAQQSEKTRELLQTMGQTAGQVAEGAKAQQASAQRSQQTIAELLQSMDTVSDAVIKQSEEAETATDRVGAMGETGAMVVSTSNEQGKMVMQVTASMNEITAAVRNMGQAVEAATAQGQEALEAASDGRAAVENTVAGMRAIAESSGQISEIIGVITEIAEQTNLLALNAAIEAARAGAHGKGFAVVADEVGKLAQRSSEAAKEITQLIKDSAASVEAGTRYSEELQDALSKIDASGRNNMRSIEEIAAVAQVVEGDIQSVQTLVQELNKLAEEISKMAGEQGARRQAAESALSSMVQQSQIISALVSEASAGSSAIDSEMREIVGRTDQLSELVAAQGERSQNAVRIAQQSFEGAQKTVEGAGVVVSITDELQAASERLRHQVEQFKL from the coding sequence ATGAAAAATTTGAAGAGGACGACTTCCGGCTGGTTTGGAGGTCTGGGACTTCGCGGTAAGCTGGTTGCGATCATGCTCGCCGTTGGTCTTTTGCCCTTTCTGGTCAACGCCTTTGTTGACCAGTTGCAGGCGGCCAAGGCCCTGGAGGCACGTGCTGATAACCAGCTGGAGGGTATCCGCGACCTGAAAAAAGGACAGATTGTGGATTACCTGGGGGAGGCCTATGCTGATATTGAGATGGTCTCTGAGGTTATTCAGGGTCTTCGTGCCGATGCTGTTGCGAAGACACTGGGTATTGAGGCCTTGAAGAAAGCGGCCCTGGAGCGCTATTTTGGCAAGCGTTTTTCTGACGCCACCATGATGACGAAAAACCTCAGTACCCAGAACGCCATCCAGGAGTTTGGCGAGGCCCTTCATGAAGAGGGGGGCAAGGTTGGCGGCAGCCTCTGGAACGGCTATAAAGAGAAATACGGCCCCATGTTTGCCTCCTTTGTCGAAGAGCATGGCTATTACGACGTCTTTCTCATTGCTGCCGATGGGGATGTAGTCTACACCCATGCTGGTGAGTCTGATCTGGGCCAGAACGTGGAGGACGGTGCCTTGCGCAATTCCGGGCTGGGTCGCCTCTTTGCCAAGATCAAGGTAGAGAAAAAGGCAGCTCTTGAGGATTATAGCGCCTATGCCCCGTCTAATAATCAGCAGTCCCTCTTTCTCGGGGCCCCGATTATGGAGGGAGGACGCTTCCTCGGGGTGGGGGCCTTCCAGCTCTCCTCCCAGGAGATCAACGCCATTGTCCAGGAGCGTGAGGGGATGGTTGAGACCTTTGAGTCCTACCTGGTCGGTGATCCTGGCGCACCTAAGCTGCACTCTGACCGCGTGGTCAAAGAGGGCCGGATCGGTGATCTGAAACCGGGCAAGGATTCCGAGGCGGCCTTGGCTGGCAAGTCAGGCGTTATGTACAAGGTTGGTAGTACCGGCGACTTTGAGCTGTCCACCTATACAACGGTGGATATTTCTGGTCTTCGCTGGGGTCTGATCACCACCGGTCCCCTGGCCGATGTTATGAACCCGACCCATGAGGGGGAGACCGAGGACCTGTTGACCAAGGTTCAGAAGGGCTATAACTATTTTGACCTCTATCTCATTGAGCCGAACGGATACTGCTATTACTCGGTCAAGAAGGAACAGGAATACCATAATAATCTCATGACCGGGGATCTGAAAGACACTGGCCTGGGTCGTCTGGTCCGCCAGGTCAAGGAGACCCGCCGCACAGCCATGACGGACTACGCCCATTATGCCCCGGCCAATAAGCCCCTGGCCTTTGTGGCGGCCCCGGTTGTTCAGCAGGGCCAATTGGTTTCCATCGTGGCGATCCGTCTGACCAACGACGATATCCAGGCCCTGGTTGATCAGCGCGCCGGTCTGGGTGAGAAGGGTGAGTCCTTTCTCGTGGGTGAGGATCATCTGACCCGCTCTGATTCCCGCCTGGGCCTGACCCTGTTTGAATCCAAACTGACCTCGACCATTGTTGCGGACGCCTTCCGCTCTGATACCGGTGTAACGGAACGATCTGTGGATTACCGGGGGGTTCCTATTCTCTCCTCTGCTGTTAAGCTGGACCTGCCCAAGGCCCTGAATACGGATTTTGACTGGTTGATTGAGGCCAAGATCGATGTGGACGAGGCCCTAGCCGCTATCACCACCCTGCGCCTCCAGGCCCTGGGTATTGGTCTTGTTATTGCGGTCATCGTGTTCGCTGTTGCCTGGTTTGTTGGGGGTGGTTTTGCCCGCCCGATTGTGCGTATCGCTGACGTTGTTCGTCAGGTTGCTGCGGAACGTGACCTCACCCTGAAGGTAGAGACGACCTCCACTGATGAGATTGGTCAGATGGCGGACGAATTTAACAATATGCTGGTTGAGTTGAACGCGGCCTTCTCCGAGGTCCAGACCGTATCCCAGGCCGTTGCTGCCAACGCTGATAATGTGGCTGGTCGTGCATCTGCGAACAGGGATCGTGCTGAGGTTGAGGCCCAGCAGTCCGAGAAAACCAGAGAGCTGCTCCAGACCATGGGACAGACCGCGGGTCAGGTTGCTGAAGGTGCCAAGGCGCAGCAGGCGAGTGCGCAGCGTTCTCAGCAAACCATTGCAGAGCTGCTCCAATCCATGGATACGGTGAGTGACGCGGTTATCAAACAGTCCGAGGAAGCGGAAACCGCCACTGATCGTGTGGGTGCCATGGGTGAAACCGGTGCCATGGTTGTGTCCACCTCCAATGAGCAGGGTAAAATGGTTATGCAGGTGACCGCATCCATGAATGAGATTACCGCAGCTGTTCGGAACATGGGCCAGGCGGTAGAGGCTGCCACGGCTCAGGGTCAGGAGGCTCTGGAGGCAGCCAGTGATGGTCGGGCAGCGGTGGAAAACACGGTTGCTGGTATGCGGGCTATTGCCGAGTCCTCTGGTCAGATCTCTGAAATCATCGGCGTTATTACAGAAATCGCCGAGCAGACAAACCTGCTGGCCCTGAACGCCGCTATTGAGGCTGCCCGTGCCGGTGCCCATGGTAAGGGTTTTGCGGTTGTTGCTGACGAGGTTGGTAAACTGGCGCAGCGTTCCTCTGAAGCTGCCAAGGAGATTACCCAGCTGATTAAAGATTCTGCTGCCAGCGTTGAGGCAGGAACACGGTACTCTGAAGAACTGCAGGACGCTCTTTCCAAGATTGACGCCAGCGGTCGTAATAATATGCGCTCCATTGAGGAGATTGCAGCGGTTGCTCAGGTTGTTGAAGGCGATATCCAGAGCGTCCAGACCCTGGTTCAGGAACTGAACAAATTGGCAGAAGAGATCTCCAAGATGGCTGGTGAGCAGGGTGCTCGTCGTCAGGCAGCTGAGTCAGCGCTTTCCTCTATGGTTCAGCAGTCTCAGATCATTAGTGCCCTGGTATCGGAAGCAAGTGCCGGTTCCAGTGCCATTGACTCTGAAATGCGTGAGATTGTGGGTCGTACTGATCAGCTCAGTGAATTGGTTGCTGCTCAGGGTGAGCGTTCGCAGAATGCGGTCAGGATTGCCCAACAGTCCTTTGAAGGAGCGCAAAAAACGGTTGAGGGCGCTGGTGTGGTTGTGTCCATTACCGATGAGTTGCAGGCTGCTTCTGAGAGACTGCGTCATCAGGTTGAGCAGTTTAAGCTCTAA
- a CDS encoding chemotaxis protein CheB, producing the protein MSDISKILIVDDDLTFVNDLCDVLSAYSQYEVLTATNRGDEIFALKKEKIAVLVLNLNAENIDALALLSLVSSSYRHIQCIVMISEKHRSVDAVRECHFKDSIYLYLVKPTNLETIGCAVLEGLQRLDENDYIPGVFVGKIVSFLEALQKTCCIRVHFGSKKQGVLYFENGMLVNASCENKQGVEAALEIFDWPPLGFTEEPPGVGVEKLITPKGLETVLITAKLKKEAAGSPIGHGVGEGSRVKAADQKINLFIVDDSRMMRKVIANIFKDNPVVEVVGEAENGEEALQIIPQLKPDVVTLDVEMPVMDGLTTIKHLMIQAPTPTVMLSSMTVEGADVTFDALKYGAVDFVAKPSNTGEINLEEQTSEIERKVRLAAEVELEAVKYVRAVSQEKKDALALAGQRCERLVALGVAEGGYGALLKLLPHLSAQFPVAYLVMFYAPSRHLDSFVKYLNRLSPLIIRRAENNARIEAGVCYFASGDEYLTVHELEGELVLHLSQAPFATRRGSIDMLFYSVAERIKEKSVAVVLSGMGEDGGEGMEEVLRVGGTGIVQDPAGSLYREMPGAVAARCPGAKLLADTGIPKSIEAVLASSAGEMAA; encoded by the coding sequence ATGTCTGATATATCTAAAATTCTCATTGTTGATGACGATCTGACCTTTGTCAATGATCTCTGTGACGTTCTGTCCGCCTACAGTCAGTACGAGGTGCTGACCGCCACGAACAGGGGGGATGAAATATTTGCCCTGAAAAAAGAAAAAATAGCTGTTCTTGTGCTTAATCTTAATGCGGAAAATATTGACGCGTTGGCCCTGCTCTCCCTTGTTTCCTCTTCTTATCGACATATCCAATGCATCGTTATGATCTCGGAGAAGCACCGCTCTGTTGACGCGGTGCGAGAGTGTCATTTTAAAGATTCTATTTATCTCTACCTTGTTAAGCCAACAAACCTGGAGACCATTGGCTGCGCAGTTCTTGAAGGGCTCCAACGTCTGGATGAAAATGACTATATCCCTGGCGTATTTGTCGGAAAAATAGTCTCTTTCCTTGAGGCCTTGCAGAAAACCTGCTGCATCCGCGTCCATTTCGGCAGTAAAAAACAGGGCGTCTTGTACTTTGAAAACGGTATGCTCGTGAATGCCTCTTGTGAGAACAAGCAAGGGGTTGAGGCTGCTTTGGAGATATTTGATTGGCCTCCCTTGGGATTCACCGAGGAGCCACCAGGAGTAGGGGTAGAAAAGCTTATTACCCCTAAGGGCTTGGAAACTGTCCTGATCACAGCCAAATTGAAAAAGGAGGCCGCTGGCAGTCCCATTGGTCATGGGGTGGGTGAAGGTAGCCGCGTAAAGGCTGCTGATCAGAAGATTAATTTATTTATTGTCGATGACTCCAGAATGATGCGAAAGGTCATTGCCAATATCTTTAAAGACAACCCTGTTGTGGAAGTTGTTGGCGAAGCAGAGAACGGGGAAGAGGCGTTGCAGATCATTCCCCAGCTCAAACCAGACGTGGTGACCCTTGATGTGGAAATGCCGGTTATGGATGGCCTGACAACGATCAAACACCTGATGATCCAGGCCCCTACTCCTACCGTGATGTTGAGCTCAATGACTGTAGAAGGGGCTGACGTTACCTTTGATGCCTTGAAATACGGGGCAGTGGATTTTGTTGCTAAGCCCTCGAATACCGGAGAGATAAATCTTGAGGAGCAGACCAGCGAGATCGAGCGTAAGGTGCGTCTGGCAGCGGAAGTTGAGCTGGAGGCGGTGAAATATGTGCGGGCCGTGAGTCAGGAAAAGAAAGATGCGCTTGCCCTTGCAGGTCAGCGCTGCGAACGGCTTGTCGCCCTGGGCGTTGCAGAAGGCGGTTACGGGGCCTTACTCAAGCTCCTGCCTCATTTATCTGCCCAGTTTCCTGTGGCATACCTGGTGATGTTCTATGCCCCTTCTCGCCATCTGGATTCCTTTGTTAAGTATCTCAACCGGCTTTCCCCCTTGATTATCCGGCGGGCAGAGAATAACGCCCGGATTGAAGCCGGGGTCTGCTATTTTGCCTCAGGCGATGAGTACCTGACCGTACATGAGCTGGAGGGGGAATTGGTGCTCCATCTTTCTCAAGCCCCTTTTGCCACGCGCAGGGGGTCAATAGATATGCTCTTCTACTCTGTGGCCGAGCGAATAAAAGAGAAAAGTGTGGCTGTTGTCCTGTCCGGGATGGGTGAGGATGGAGGAGAGGGGATGGAGGAGGTCTTGCGGGTCGGTGGGACCGGGATTGTCCAGGATCCGGCAGGGAGCCTGTACCGGGAGATGCCCGGGGCCGTAGCAGCCCGCTGCCCTGGGGCCAAACTGCTGGCAGATACGGGAATTCCCAAGAGTATTGAGGCCGTGCTGGCGAGCTCGGCAGGGGAAATGGCTGCCTGA
- the rfaE2 gene encoding D-glycero-beta-D-manno-heptose 1-phosphate adenylyltransferase: MERDVFPRVACLQMPLHQGDLAANLNELRKMLAAARFSADTLVVLPELWASGFDYANIGTLADQTPHVLAELQEKAAQSRIWFAGSLLERQETQESREISNSLFVVGPEGVIGRYQKQHLFRPWQEDRYLTAGKEAQAVQTPFGPIGALVCYDLRFPELSRRQVFAGARLLVVSAQWPRVRTDHWRILLQARAVENQAFVVACNGSGQVPGGELAGHSMIIDPSGRVLAEADAQPAVIRTELKGADLDAVRSRFCSVAERPWYGQNSDKVLEQQVLLERLRPLRAQGSRIVFTNGCFDLLHAGHVSYLEEARRCGDCLVIGLNSDRSVQALKGPSRPVNGEGPRARVLAALGCVDFVVLFDEDTPRRLITHLLPDILVKGADWSEEQIAGAAEVKAAGGRIERIAFTCPTSTTGIIDKIVASVCG, encoded by the coding sequence ATGGAACGAGATGTCTTCCCACGAGTTGCTTGTTTGCAGATGCCTCTTCATCAAGGTGATCTGGCTGCCAATCTAAATGAATTGCGAAAAATGCTGGCCGCAGCCCGCTTTTCTGCGGACACCTTGGTTGTCCTGCCCGAACTTTGGGCGAGTGGCTTTGATTATGCAAATATAGGGACCCTTGCCGACCAGACCCCGCACGTCCTTGCTGAGCTCCAGGAAAAAGCGGCGCAGAGCAGGATATGGTTTGCTGGCTCGTTATTAGAGAGGCAGGAAACGCAGGAATCCAGGGAGATCTCTAATTCTCTCTTTGTGGTTGGGCCTGAAGGGGTTATTGGTCGTTATCAGAAACAGCACCTGTTCAGGCCCTGGCAGGAGGATCGATATCTCACTGCTGGCAAGGAAGCACAGGCTGTGCAGACGCCTTTTGGTCCGATCGGGGCCTTGGTCTGCTATGATCTTCGCTTTCCTGAACTCAGCCGGAGACAGGTCTTTGCAGGGGCTAGACTGCTTGTTGTCTCTGCACAATGGCCCAGAGTTCGTACTGATCACTGGCGGATCCTCCTCCAGGCGCGGGCTGTGGAGAATCAGGCCTTTGTGGTGGCATGTAACGGTAGCGGCCAGGTCCCTGGTGGTGAGCTGGCAGGTCATTCCATGATTATTGATCCTTCAGGTCGGGTCCTTGCTGAAGCTGATGCGCAACCGGCAGTGATTAGGACAGAGCTCAAGGGGGCGGACCTTGATGCGGTCCGGTCCCGTTTTTGCTCTGTGGCTGAGCGCCCGTGGTATGGCCAAAACAGCGATAAAGTCCTTGAACAGCAGGTCCTGTTGGAGCGCCTGAGACCGTTGCGGGCCCAGGGAAGTCGAATCGTCTTTACCAATGGCTGTTTTGATCTCCTGCACGCGGGCCATGTCAGCTACCTGGAAGAGGCTCGTCGTTGTGGAGATTGTCTGGTCATTGGCTTGAATTCCGACCGCTCTGTGCAGGCCTTGAAAGGGCCCTCCAGGCCGGTGAATGGTGAGGGCCCGCGAGCTCGGGTCCTGGCAGCGCTTGGTTGTGTGGATTTTGTCGTGCTCTTTGATGAAGACACGCCCCGCAGGCTGATTACCCACCTGTTGCCGGATATCCTGGTCAAGGGGGCAGATTGGTCCGAGGAGCAGATAGCCGGTGCAGCTGAGGTCAAAGCTGCTGGGGGAAGAATAGAGCGAATAGCCTTTACCTGTCCAACCTCCACCACTGGCATTATTGACAAGATTGTCGCTTCCGTTTGCGGCTGA
- a CDS encoding DVU0298 family protein translates to MGTRAIKQHVLELLKQDDLASIETELTLLQEKELVNALFFGICHPDERIRWHAVSAMGGAVARLAEQDMEEARVILRRMLWSLNDESGGIGWGAPESMAEIMCCHAGLADEYIHMLISYMRPDGEEEWQDGNFLEHEMLQQGLIWAVGRLAQCHKGRLLARGVEHDLPPYLASPDATVCGLAARAIGLLGRPEAMERLQELATNDQRRLRLYNHGVFTTVSVADLATQALKEMG, encoded by the coding sequence ATGGGAACACGAGCAATTAAGCAACACGTGCTTGAGTTGCTGAAGCAGGACGATCTCGCCAGCATTGAAACGGAACTCACCCTCCTCCAGGAAAAAGAATTGGTTAACGCCCTCTTTTTCGGGATCTGTCACCCGGACGAGCGAATCCGTTGGCATGCGGTCTCTGCCATGGGCGGGGCCGTAGCCCGGTTGGCGGAGCAGGACATGGAAGAGGCCCGGGTGATTCTTCGTCGTATGCTGTGGAGTTTGAATGATGAGTCTGGTGGTATCGGCTGGGGTGCGCCGGAATCTATGGCCGAGATCATGTGCTGTCATGCGGGCTTGGCTGATGAGTATATCCATATGCTGATCTCCTACATGCGACCAGATGGTGAAGAGGAGTGGCAGGACGGAAATTTTCTTGAACATGAGATGCTACAGCAGGGCCTCATCTGGGCTGTGGGGCGCTTAGCCCAGTGTCATAAGGGACGTTTGCTTGCTCGTGGGGTAGAGCATGATCTGCCTCCCTACCTGGCGTCTCCTGACGCAACGGTCTGTGGGCTAGCTGCGCGGGCAATCGGTCTGCTGGGACGTCCCGAGGCAATGGAGCGTTTGCAGGAACTCGCAACAAATGACCAGAGGAGGTTGCGTCTCTATAACCACGGTGTTTTCACCACGGTTTCGGTTGCCGATCTTGCCACCCAGGCCCTCAAGGAGATGGGGTAA
- a CDS encoding ferritin codes for MLKEKMLNALTRQINEEMYSGYLYLSMESYFRSISLSGFATWMRAQAQEELYHAMKFYDYVNERGGRVILDTINQPDSAWKTPLAAFEQIMGHEEKVTALINGLMDLAITEQDHATKIFLQWFVSEQVEEEASVGEVLNKLRLIQNDSSGLFMLDAEMAKRVFVLPAKG; via the coding sequence ATGTTGAAAGAGAAAATGCTGAACGCCTTAACACGCCAGATTAATGAGGAAATGTATTCTGGTTATCTTTATCTGTCCATGGAATCTTATTTCCGCTCGATCAGTTTATCCGGTTTTGCAACCTGGATGCGTGCTCAGGCCCAGGAAGAGCTGTATCATGCAATGAAGTTTTACGATTATGTGAATGAGCGTGGGGGGAGGGTCATCTTGGACACGATTAACCAGCCGGATTCAGCTTGGAAGACCCCACTGGCCGCGTTTGAGCAGATTATGGGCCATGAGGAGAAGGTGACGGCCTTGATTAATGGCCTGATGGACCTGGCCATTACTGAGCAGGACCATGCAACCAAGATCTTTTTACAGTGGTTTGTCTCTGAACAGGTGGAAGAAGAGGCCTCTGTCGGCGAGGTATTGAATAAACTGCGTCTGATTCAGAACGACTCGTCAGGGCTCTTTATGCTGGATGCTGAGATGGCCAAGCGGGTCTTTGTCCTGCCTGCAAAGGGGTGA
- the fabB gene encoding beta-ketoacyl-ACP synthase I, with product MRRVVITGMGIVSSLGDTVEDVLTSLQKGTSGIRYWRPYKELGLRSQVGAFTRINCNEHIDKKILRFMGNAAAFAYIAMQQAINDSGLLPKQVSSPRTGLIIGSGGTSAENVVATADTMRNRGLRRLSPFMVPRTMSSTVSAGLTAPFKIKGTCYSISSACATGAHCIGAAMEQIQLGKQDIVFAGGSDEEHWTQTSMFDAMGALSTNFNNTPEQASRPYDIDRDGFVVANGAGLLVLEELEHARQRGARIYGELIGYGATADGHEMVSPSGEGASRCIELALATVSAPIDYINAHGTSTPIGDMTELQAIRHVFGNSIPPISSTKSLSGHSLGAAGVHEAIYCLLMLNNNFIAASANIHNLEPAAEDMNIARLTREIELHTVMSNSYGFGGTNACLIFQKYQDA from the coding sequence ATGCGCAGAGTAGTAATAACAGGGATGGGAATTGTTTCCTCCCTCGGTGATACAGTGGAGGATGTTCTTACCTCCTTGCAAAAAGGAACATCTGGCATCCGATACTGGCGGCCGTACAAAGAACTCGGACTTCGCTCTCAGGTCGGGGCATTTACCCGAATAAACTGCAACGAGCATATTGACAAAAAAATACTCCGCTTCATGGGTAATGCAGCCGCCTTTGCCTATATAGCTATGCAACAGGCGATAAATGACAGTGGTCTCCTCCCCAAGCAGGTCTCTTCGCCACGCACTGGTCTCATAATAGGTTCTGGAGGGACCTCGGCAGAAAATGTTGTTGCCACAGCCGATACCATGCGCAACAGAGGATTACGTCGCCTCAGCCCCTTTATGGTCCCACGGACCATGTCCAGTACGGTCTCAGCAGGCCTGACAGCGCCCTTTAAGATCAAGGGGACCTGTTATTCCATTTCCTCTGCCTGTGCCACCGGGGCCCATTGTATTGGCGCGGCAATGGAACAGATCCAGCTTGGAAAACAGGATATCGTCTTTGCTGGCGGGAGTGACGAGGAGCACTGGACCCAGACCTCAATGTTCGACGCGATGGGGGCCCTGTCCACAAACTTCAATAACACACCGGAACAGGCGTCCCGACCATACGATATCGATCGGGACGGATTTGTGGTCGCCAACGGCGCTGGCTTGCTGGTCCTGGAAGAACTTGAGCATGCTCGTCAGCGCGGGGCAAGGATTTACGGAGAGCTCATCGGCTACGGGGCAACAGCAGACGGCCATGAAATGGTGTCACCATCAGGTGAGGGTGCCTCGCGCTGTATAGAACTTGCCCTTGCCACAGTTTCTGCCCCTATTGATTATATCAATGCCCATGGGACATCCACCCCTATTGGCGATATGACTGAATTACAGGCCATCCGCCACGTCTTCGGCAACAGCATTCCTCCGATCAGCTCCACCAAATCACTTTCAGGACATTCCTTAGGCGCTGCCGGGGTGCATGAGGCTATCTATTGCCTGCTCATGCTCAATAATAATTTCATTGCAGCAAGTGCCAATATTCATAACCTGGAACCAGCTGCAGAGGACATGAATATTGCCAGGTTAACACGAGAGATAGAGCTGCACACCGTTATGTCAAATAGCTATGGATTCGGTGGCACCAATGCCTGTCTTATCTTTCAAAAATATCAGGATGCGTAG